In the genome of Terriglobia bacterium, one region contains:
- a CDS encoding YdeI/OmpD-associated family protein codes for MRKEFKVKLFGAGRNSKVAGMNVPFDVKEVWGKARVPVTGTINGFKFRTTVCPMRGEYFVCVNRFMREGGQCGVGDTVTVVMEPDTAPRTIQAPPDLKKAMKTNQAAQAAWDRYSYTHRKEFVQWITGAKKPETRARRLEKSVSMLAAGRNLSQR; via the coding sequence ATGCGTAAGGAGTTCAAGGTGAAGCTCTTCGGCGCCGGACGCAACTCCAAGGTCGCCGGGATGAACGTCCCCTTCGACGTGAAAGAAGTCTGGGGCAAGGCGCGCGTTCCGGTCACCGGCACGATCAACGGGTTCAAGTTCCGCACGACCGTTTGTCCGATGCGCGGCGAGTACTTCGTGTGCGTCAACCGCTTCATGCGCGAGGGCGGCCAGTGCGGCGTGGGCGACACGGTTACGGTCGTCATGGAGCCCGACACCGCCCCGCGCACTATCCAAGCGCCACCCGATCTCAAGAAAGCGATGAAGACCAACCAAGCCGCGCAGGCCGCCTGGGACCGCTATTCCTATACCCATCGCAAGGAATTCGTGCAGTGGATCACGGGAGCAAAGAAGCCGGAGACCCGCGCCCGCCGCCTGGAGAAATCCGTGTCCATGCTCGCCGCCGGGCGCAATCTCAGCCAGCGCTAG